One genomic window of Clostridium taeniosporum includes the following:
- the dapD gene encoding 2,3,4,5-tetrahydropyridine-2,6-dicarboxylate N-acetyltransferase, with protein sequence MSYNLTDPYEIARFIKESKKSTPVKVYVNGDLSKASMDNIEWYGSNGFYILIGESDFIAQIILDNKHLIKHFRLENDRRNSAIPMLDLLEVDARIEPGAIIRDKVTIGKNAVIMMGAVINIGAEIGDGTMVDMNAVIGARGRLGKNVHLGAGAVVAGVLEPPSKEPCTIGDNVLIGANSVILEGVKIGAGSVVAAGSVVAEDVPENVVVAGSPAKIIKSVDDKTKGKTQLLDDLRK encoded by the coding sequence TTGTCTTATAATTTAACAGATCCATATGAGATTGCTAGATTTATTAAGGAGTCAAAAAAATCTACTCCCGTTAAAGTATATGTTAATGGAGATTTAAGCAAAGCTTCAATGGATAATATTGAATGGTATGGCTCAAATGGTTTTTATATATTAATAGGAGAATCTGATTTTATTGCACAAATCATTTTAGATAATAAACATCTTATAAAGCATTTTAGATTAGAAAATGATAGAAGAAATTCTGCAATTCCTATGCTTGATTTACTTGAAGTTGATGCTAGAATTGAACCTGGTGCTATTATCAGAGATAAAGTAACTATAGGGAAAAATGCTGTAATAATGATGGGTGCTGTAATTAATATTGGTGCTGAAATAGGTGATGGCACTATGGTAGATATGAATGCTGTAATTGGAGCACGTGGTAGATTAGGTAAAAACGTTCATCTTGGTGCTGGTGCTGTTGTTGCAGGTGTTTTAGAACCACCAAGCAAAGAGCCATGTACAATAGGTGATAATGTTTTAATTGGTGCTAACTCTGTTATTTTAGAAGGAGTTAAAATTGGTGCTGGTTCTGTTGTTGCTGCCGGTTCTGTTGTTGCTGAAGATGTTCCTGAAAATGTTGTAGTAGCGGGTTCTCCTGCAAAAATAATTAAGTCAGTTGATGATAAAACTAAAGGTAAAACTCAATTATTAGATGATTTAAGAAAATAA
- a CDS encoding bifunctional folylpolyglutamate synthase/dihydrofolate synthase has translation MNYEEAMNYINSVGRFGSNYGLKRTYRLLEILGDPQKKLKLIHIAGTNGKGSTTSMITSILIKMGYKVGMYTSPYLEEFEERIQINGKNIPKDKLTDLINIVKKSVDQVIEEGYDHPTEFEILTTVMYLYYYNENVDYAVIEVGLGGELDSTNVITPLVSVITSISFDHMNILGNSLYEIAMQKAGIIKKDIPVVVYPQKDEAMKAIKEKAIKENSKIYEVSRNSGTFIEVNYDDKLYQRVQIRTINGLYNIELPLMGEHQILNLSVALTTVEILCKIEELEINKEVIENSLKSVTWKGRLEALGKEPFIVIDGAHNIEGIKMLRTNVEKYFKYNKIYLLLGVLADKQVEEIIKEITPIAYKIYALTPHSDRAELNTELRNEILKYNKNTVALDSYEEAVKKALNEADAEDLILISGSLYMIGDMRKIITQKIII, from the coding sequence ATGAATTATGAAGAAGCAATGAATTATATAAATAGTGTGGGAAGATTTGGATCTAATTATGGTCTTAAAAGGACGTATCGGTTATTAGAGATATTAGGAGATCCTCAAAAAAAGTTAAAATTAATTCACATAGCAGGAACTAATGGTAAAGGTTCTACAACATCAATGATAACTTCAATTTTAATAAAAATGGGATATAAAGTTGGAATGTATACATCACCATATTTAGAAGAGTTTGAAGAAAGAATTCAGATTAATGGTAAAAATATTCCTAAGGATAAGTTAACTGATTTAATTAATATAGTTAAGAAATCTGTAGATCAAGTTATAGAAGAAGGATATGATCATCCAACTGAATTTGAGATTTTAACAACTGTTATGTATTTATATTATTATAATGAAAATGTTGATTATGCTGTGATTGAAGTAGGACTTGGAGGAGAATTAGATTCAACAAATGTGATAACTCCCCTAGTTAGTGTTATTACATCAATTAGTTTTGATCATATGAATATTTTAGGGAATTCTCTATATGAAATCGCTATGCAAAAAGCAGGAATAATAAAAAAAGATATTCCAGTAGTAGTTTATCCACAAAAAGATGAAGCTATGAAAGCTATAAAAGAAAAGGCTATAAAAGAAAACAGCAAAATTTATGAAGTTAGTAGGAACAGTGGAACATTTATAGAAGTAAATTATGATGATAAACTTTATCAAAGAGTTCAAATTAGAACTATTAATGGATTATATAATATAGAATTACCATTAATGGGTGAACATCAAATTTTAAATTTAAGCGTAGCTTTAACTACTGTAGAGATATTATGTAAAATAGAAGAATTAGAGATTAATAAAGAGGTTATAGAAAACTCACTTAAATCTGTAACATGGAAGGGAAGATTAGAAGCATTAGGAAAAGAACCTTTCATTGTGATTGATGGAGCACATAATATAGAAGGAATAAAAATGCTAAGAACTAATGTTGAAAAATACTTTAAGTACAATAAAATTTATTTATTATTAGGAGTTTTAGCTGATAAACAAGTGGAAGAAATAATTAAAGAAATAACACCTATAGCATATAAGATTTATGCATTAACTCCTCATAGCGATAGAGCAGAATTAAATACAGAATTAAGAAATGAAATCTTAAAATATAATAAAAATACTGTAGCCTTAGATAGTTATGAAGAAGCCGTTAAAAAGGCATTAAATGAAGCCGATGCTGAAGATTTAATATTGATAAGTGGTTCGTTATATATGATTGGAGATATGAGAAAAATAATAACACAGAAAATAATTATTTAG
- a CDS encoding TIGR03905 family TSCPD domain-containing protein has protein sequence MFSYKTRGVCSSTINIEIENNVIKSVNFIGGCVGNLLGIGALVKNMDIDIAIEKLKGIKCGNKSTSCPDQLAQALMEWKKIKGVS, from the coding sequence ATGTTTTCATACAAAACTCGTGGTGTTTGTTCAAGTACTATAAATATTGAAATTGAAAATAATGTAATAAAATCTGTAAATTTCATTGGTGGCTGTGTTGGAAACCTCTTAGGTATTGGGGCTTTAGTTAAAAATATGGACATTGATATAGCAATAGAAAAATTAAAAGGTATTAAATGTGGAAATAAATCTACTTCTTGTCCTGATCAATTAGCACAAGCTTTAATGGAATGGAAAAAAATCAAAGGTGTATCTTAA
- a CDS encoding polysaccharide deacetylase family protein — protein sequence MSWRRLRIVLDLLLIIIVIFISIESKKNVNAISVNLDEHPIYSVDTEEKAISLTFDINWAEKDNLKSILQILDKYNVKGTFFIMGGWVNHSSDNVKKLKEINEGGHEIGNHSYKHPDFIKINETKLEEELKKTDEIIENNIGKKPKLFRFPSGSYNKQAVQRVKTLGYIPIQWNVDSVDWRERGQEKEYSRVMKGVAPGAILLFHNNAKYTPANLERIIKELKSQGYEFKTIGDLIYSKEYYIDENGIQHKKNNKD from the coding sequence GTGAGTTGGAGAAGGCTAAGAATAGTTTTAGATTTACTTTTAATAATAATAGTAATTTTTATATCAATAGAATCTAAAAAAAATGTAAATGCAATTTCTGTAAATCTAGATGAGCATCCTATATATTCTGTTGATACAGAAGAAAAAGCTATTAGTTTAACTTTTGATATAAATTGGGCAGAAAAGGATAATCTTAAAAGCATATTACAAATATTAGATAAATACAATGTAAAAGGAACATTTTTTATAATGGGGGGATGGGTTAATCATAGTAGTGATAATGTTAAAAAATTAAAAGAAATTAACGAAGGGGGGCATGAGATAGGTAATCACAGTTATAAACATCCTGACTTTATAAAGATAAACGAAACAAAGTTAGAAGAAGAACTTAAAAAAACTGATGAAATTATAGAAAATAATATAGGAAAAAAGCCTAAACTTTTTAGATTTCCAAGTGGATCTTATAATAAACAAGCTGTGCAAAGAGTAAAAACATTAGGCTACATTCCAATACAATGGAATGTAGATTCAGTAGATTGGAGAGAAAGAGGGCAAGAAAAAGAGTATAGTAGAGTTATGAAGGGAGTAGCACCAGGAGCAATATTACTTTTTCATAATAATGCGAAATATACTCCAGCTAATTTAGAAAGAATAATAAAAGAATTAAAATCTCAAGGATATGAATTTAAAACAATAGGAGATTTAATATATTCTAAGGAATATTATATAGACGAAAATGGTATTCAGCACAAAAAAAATAATAAAGATTGA
- a CDS encoding DUF4364 family protein, protein MYESSAELAENKLLILYVLKAIKDPISNTQLTEIVLENNFINYFTLQQYLSELESANFVVYKENNEKKLLCLTKKGDTVLTLFKDRISPSKISIIQQYITEKLELIKKELTIHSDYTLDNNDNFLVDLKAIENDGVLMELKLTVPTKKQAILLCNKWKKNPSSIYNNIISMLFSEDS, encoded by the coding sequence ATGTACGAAAGTTCAGCAGAATTAGCGGAGAATAAATTATTAATACTCTATGTATTAAAAGCAATAAAAGATCCAATATCTAATACTCAGTTAACTGAAATAGTACTTGAAAACAATTTTATTAATTACTTCACACTTCAACAATACTTATCTGAATTAGAAAGTGCTAATTTTGTTGTTTACAAAGAAAATAATGAGAAAAAATTATTGTGTTTAACAAAAAAAGGAGATACAGTTCTAACTTTATTTAAAGATAGAATATCTCCTTCAAAAATTTCAATCATACAACAATATATAACAGAGAAATTAGAACTTATAAAAAAAGAGCTTACTATACATAGTGATTATACACTTGATAACAATGACAATTTTTTAGTCGATCTAAAGGCTATAGAAAATGATGGTGTACTTATGGAATTAAAGTTAACTGTTCCAACTAAAAAGCAAGCTATTCTCCTTTGCAATAAATGGAAGAAAAACCCATCTAGTATTTATAATAATATAATAAGTATGTTATTTAGTGAAGATTCTTAA
- a CDS encoding peptide ABC transporter substrate-binding protein: MKKNKLKKLLSLTLALTLGLTVFAGCGKSTDNQTKSNEQVMTYNLNADPKTLDPALNNSLDGGIMLVNTFEGLCKLDKNDKAIPGVAEKWDVSEDGTVYTFHLRDSKWSNGESVTAQDFEYAWKRVLNPKTAALYAYQMSYLKNADEYNQNKDIDGDGKIATADEIGVKAIDDKTLEVTLNEPCPYFLEVTSFPCYFPVNKDLVESTPTWANNAETYVSNGPFKMTKYAMKDEIVLEKNENYYDTNNVKLDKLNVKLVTEETSAWASYQSGDFDMVDIVPLSEIQTAVKDGSAKIFEQLGTYFYCINVSEKAKTLNPEAAKALSDARVRKALALAIDRPSIVNNVKKGEQIPAHSFVPEGILDSKGKDFASKKYFKPEGDVEEAKKLLAEAGYPNGEGFPTIVLTFNPEKGNGTIAQAVQDMWKNNLGINIELQSQEWKVFQTTRDNKDYLIARHGWVGDYVDPMTFLEMWISTSGQNNAGYNNPKYDELIKASKTEKDPDKRLEIMHEAEDLLMEDMPIIPVYYETQPKGIKDYVKDVRVSPLGFVYFDRAYIEGK; the protein is encoded by the coding sequence ATGAAAAAGAATAAACTTAAAAAGTTACTTTCTTTAACTTTGGCTTTAACTTTAGGATTAACAGTTTTTGCAGGTTGTGGTAAATCAACTGATAATCAAACGAAATCTAATGAACAAGTTATGACTTATAACTTAAATGCAGATCCCAAAACTCTAGATCCAGCATTAAATAACTCATTGGATGGAGGAATAATGTTAGTAAATACATTTGAGGGATTATGTAAATTAGATAAAAATGATAAAGCTATACCGGGGGTAGCTGAAAAATGGGATGTTTCAGAGGATGGAACGGTTTATACATTCCATTTAAGAGATAGTAAATGGTCAAATGGGGAGTCTGTTACAGCTCAAGACTTTGAATATGCATGGAAAAGAGTATTAAATCCAAAAACAGCAGCGTTATATGCATATCAAATGAGTTATTTAAAAAATGCTGATGAATATAATCAAAATAAAGATATTGATGGGGATGGAAAAATAGCTACAGCAGATGAAATTGGTGTTAAAGCTATTGATGATAAAACATTGGAAGTGACTTTAAATGAACCATGTCCTTACTTCTTAGAAGTAACATCATTTCCATGTTATTTTCCAGTTAACAAAGATTTAGTTGAATCAACTCCAACTTGGGCTAACAATGCTGAAACATATGTTTCAAATGGTCCGTTTAAAATGACTAAATATGCAATGAAAGATGAAATAGTATTAGAAAAAAATGAAAATTATTATGATACAAATAATGTTAAACTTGACAAACTTAATGTAAAATTAGTTACAGAAGAAACTTCTGCATGGGCAAGTTATCAATCAGGGGATTTTGATATGGTAGATATTGTTCCATTATCAGAAATCCAAACTGCTGTTAAGGATGGTAGTGCTAAAATATTTGAACAGTTAGGAACTTATTTTTATTGTATAAATGTATCTGAAAAGGCTAAGACTTTGAATCCAGAAGCTGCTAAGGCATTGTCTGATGCAAGAGTAAGAAAAGCGTTAGCATTAGCTATTGATAGACCTTCAATAGTTAATAATGTAAAAAAAGGAGAACAGATACCAGCACATAGTTTTGTTCCAGAGGGTATTTTAGATAGTAAAGGAAAAGATTTTGCAAGTAAAAAGTACTTTAAACCAGAAGGTGATGTAGAAGAAGCTAAGAAATTATTAGCAGAAGCAGGATATCCAAACGGAGAAGGATTCCCTACAATTGTATTAACATTTAATCCTGAAAAAGGAAATGGAACTATTGCTCAAGCAGTACAAGACATGTGGAAAAATAATTTAGGAATAAATATAGAACTTCAAAGTCAAGAGTGGAAGGTATTCCAAACAACTAGAGACAATAAAGATTATTTAATTGCTAGACATGGATGGGTTGGAGATTACGTTGATCCAATGACATTCTTAGAAATGTGGATCAGTACTTCAGGTCAAAACAATGCAGGATATAATAATCCAAAATATGATGAACTAATAAAAGCATCTAAAACGGAAAAAGATCCAGATAAGAGATTAGAAATAATGCATGAAGCAGAAGATTTATTAATGGAAGATATGCCTATAATACCTGTTTACTATGAAACTCAACCAAAAGGTATAAAAGATTATGTTAAAGATGTTAGAGTATCACCTTTAGGATTTGTATATTTTGATAGAGCCTATATAGAAGGAAAGTAA
- a CDS encoding pyridoxal phosphate-dependent aminotransferase, with amino-acid sequence MNSRVEKIQISGIRRFYEKVQKVEGAISLTIGQPDFNVPIDIKKAMIDVIKKDKTTYTSNAGIEPLREEISNYLRKFNINYDKEEICITVGGSEGLFAVLSAIINQEDKILIPSPAYPAYESISNIIGAKVVNYSLNDDFTLNVDEIKRKIKEENIKYLLISFPSNPTGAILSKENRNELIKLIKENDIIVITDEMYSAIIFDEYYSVAQESEILDKVIYVSGFSKIFSMTGLRVGYFACKNKFMKEIIKVHQYAVSCAPSIAQWGALEGLKKSLDDVENMRKTFELRKRYCIKRLNDIGIEVIEPKGAFYIFPSIKKFNMSSEDFCTRLLKEEKLACVPGTAFGTLGEGYMRISYCYSNEVLSEAFNRLEKFIKKLNNNY; translated from the coding sequence ATGAATAGTAGAGTAGAAAAAATACAAATTTCTGGAATTAGAAGATTTTATGAAAAAGTTCAAAAAGTTGAAGGGGCAATATCACTAACAATAGGGCAACCAGATTTTAATGTTCCAATTGATATAAAAAAAGCAATGATAGATGTTATAAAAAAAGATAAAACTACATATACTTCTAATGCCGGCATAGAACCTTTAAGAGAAGAAATAAGTAATTATTTAAGAAAATTTAATATTAACTATGATAAGGAAGAAATATGTATAACAGTTGGAGGCAGTGAAGGATTATTTGCAGTATTATCTGCCATAATTAATCAAGAAGATAAAATATTAATACCATCTCCAGCATATCCAGCTTATGAGAGTATATCAAATATAATAGGGGCAAAAGTAGTAAATTATTCTTTGAATGATGATTTTACATTAAATGTAGATGAAATAAAGAGAAAAATAAAAGAAGAAAATATTAAATATTTATTGATTTCTTTTCCGTCTAATCCTACTGGTGCAATATTATCTAAAGAAAATAGAAATGAATTAATAAAGCTTATAAAAGAAAATGATATTATTGTAATAACTGATGAAATGTATTCAGCTATAATATTTGATGAATATTACTCTGTAGCTCAAGAAAGTGAAATATTAGATAAGGTTATATATGTAAGTGGATTTTCAAAAATATTTTCTATGACAGGACTTAGAGTGGGATATTTTGCATGTAAAAATAAATTTATGAAAGAAATAATAAAAGTACATCAATATGCTGTTTCTTGTGCACCGTCTATAGCACAATGGGGAGCTTTAGAAGGATTAAAGAAATCTCTTGATGATGTAGAAAATATGCGAAAAACTTTTGAATTAAGAAAAAGATATTGTATTAAGAGATTAAATGATATTGGAATAGAAGTTATTGAACCTAAAGGAGCATTTTATATATTTCCATCTATTAAAAAGTTTAATATGAGCTCAGAAGATTTTTGTACTCGACTTTTAAAAGAAGAAAAATTAGCTTGTGTTCCAGGAACTGCTTTTGGAACACTAGGAGAAGGCTATATGAGAATATCTTATTGTTATAGCAATGAAGTTTTGTCTGAAGCTTTTAATAGATTAGAAAAATTTATAAAAAAATTAAATAATAACTATTAA
- a CDS encoding putative heavy metal-binding protein — protein MIITTTPSIEGKNILEYKGVVFGEVISGVNFIKDFAAGLTNFFGGRSNTYEDELIEARENAMKEMESRAAKLGANAVVGVDIDYEVLGADNGMLMVTASGTAVYCE, from the coding sequence ATGATTATAACAACAACACCATCTATAGAAGGAAAAAATATTTTAGAATATAAAGGAGTTGTATTTGGAGAAGTAATATCAGGAGTTAATTTTATAAAAGATTTTGCAGCAGGATTAACTAATTTCTTTGGGGGACGCTCTAATACTTATGAAGATGAATTGATAGAAGCTAGAGAAAACGCTATGAAAGAAATGGAAAGTAGAGCAGCAAAACTAGGAGCTAATGCCGTAGTTGGAGTAGACATTGATTATGAAGTATTAGGTGCAGATAACGGGATGCTTATGGTTACTGCTTCAGGAACTGCTGTTTATTGTGAGTAA
- a CDS encoding HIRAN domain-containing protein, whose amino-acid sequence MFDFNICKNKEKNIYEDLKGFYHDKPGVTFSYQDFEITGLREFKVLYNKIKPLKKNQRVKLGNELIDLLIDYIREPKKEVFENIKGYMALNPVSDYYEEFIKSFKALIESFKQFKDDLTLFLKKLIFEGNSHDEIKLGLMMSCTIKINNIEEVLRVLSISNEYIFYVIKVYETMNNCNERVFYLAQNSRGYGKAICVHELQPVSNEIIEWLILYGLEDNFGYLESLEYSMLSVNLLKYLKSGRINESNIRLLSKSFSVLFSEYAVNDIENGINVCFEYFKLVNMYGKDIYSLYGVISGIYSIDTFIFQEYGFDSIDKITSIVPQYDKLCDLAGEIYIKSIWGKVILKEIGNIDLDIEVLVEAMEKTNFEISNDEFIGLLERDYTNPALYRYGLEKGNKELKKSIYDAAYNRLPMKDICNREKETIDLDDLIIKPMYHLCFYFLVKGIEYDELPKEYKRINFDALNASLVETYKLATNNLIKIKDEFSKEDKKFIEEKLTEESLKNSLLSLIDSGSNKKREYMEINIQKIIPHVKDIYLMSTYIDDIRYRDLSVIKNINLEEEMLYLFRDNGNPYDENAIKIVTKQGYVLGYIPRRYNLIIKNMIDNGKYFYALISKVSGDFEKIDIMIYLSYKDVIDEITNTMSLLYNKKGKYLQ is encoded by the coding sequence ATGTTTGATTTTAATATATGTAAAAATAAAGAAAAAAACATATATGAGGATTTAAAAGGATTTTACCATGATAAACCTGGAGTAACATTTAGTTATCAAGATTTTGAAATTACAGGGTTAAGAGAATTTAAGGTTCTATATAATAAAATAAAACCATTGAAAAAAAATCAAAGAGTAAAACTAGGTAATGAACTTATTGATTTGTTGATAGATTATATAAGAGAACCTAAAAAAGAAGTATTTGAAAATATAAAAGGATATATGGCACTGAATCCAGTAAGTGATTATTATGAAGAATTCATTAAAAGTTTTAAAGCACTTATAGAAAGTTTTAAACAGTTTAAAGATGATTTAACTTTATTCTTAAAGAAACTAATATTTGAAGGTAATTCTCATGATGAAATAAAACTTGGACTTATGATGTCATGCACAATAAAAATAAATAATATAGAAGAAGTTTTAAGAGTTTTATCAATAAGCAATGAATATATATTTTATGTAATAAAAGTATATGAAACAATGAATAATTGTAATGAAAGAGTTTTTTATTTAGCTCAAAATTCAAGAGGATATGGAAAAGCTATATGTGTACATGAATTACAACCTGTAAGTAATGAAATAATCGAATGGTTAATATTATATGGCTTAGAAGATAATTTTGGATATTTAGAATCATTAGAATATTCAATGTTATCGGTTAATCTTTTAAAATATTTAAAATCAGGAAGAATAAATGAAAGTAATATCAGACTTTTATCTAAATCTTTTAGTGTGTTGTTTTCAGAATATGCAGTAAATGACATAGAAAATGGAATTAATGTATGTTTTGAATACTTTAAATTAGTTAATATGTATGGAAAAGATATATATAGTTTATATGGTGTTATAAGTGGAATTTATTCAATTGATACATTTATATTTCAGGAGTATGGATTTGATTCAATAGATAAAATAACATCAATAGTTCCACAGTATGATAAGTTATGTGATTTAGCTGGGGAAATATATATAAAAAGTATTTGGGGAAAAGTTATTTTAAAAGAAATAGGCAATATAGATTTAGATATTGAAGTTTTAGTAGAGGCAATGGAAAAAACTAATTTTGAAATTTCTAACGATGAATTTATAGGATTATTAGAAAGAGATTATACTAATCCAGCTTTATATAGATATGGTTTAGAAAAAGGGAATAAGGAACTTAAAAAAAGTATTTACGATGCTGCATATAACAGACTTCCAATGAAAGATATTTGCAATAGAGAAAAAGAAACTATAGATTTAGATGATCTTATAATTAAACCCATGTATCATCTGTGTTTCTATTTTTTGGTTAAAGGTATTGAATATGATGAACTTCCAAAAGAATATAAGAGAATTAATTTTGATGCTTTAAATGCTAGTTTAGTAGAAACTTATAAATTAGCTACTAATAACCTTATAAAAATTAAAGATGAATTTTCTAAGGAAGATAAGAAATTTATAGAAGAAAAATTAACAGAGGAAAGTTTAAAAAATTCATTACTATCATTAATAGACAGTGGTTCTAATAAAAAAAGAGAGTATATGGAAATCAATATTCAAAAAATAATACCCCATGTTAAAGATATATATCTTATGTCAACTTATATAGATGATATAAGATATAGAGATTTAAGTGTTATAAAAAATATTAATTTAGAAGAAGAAATGCTTTATTTATTTAGAGATAATGGTAATCCTTATGATGAAAATGCTATAAAAATAGTGACTAAACAAGGATATGTTTTAGGATATATTCCTAGGAGATATAATTTAATAATAAAAAATATGATTGATAATGGTAAATATTTTTATGCATTAATAAGTAAAGTAAGTGGAGATTTTGAGAAAATTGATATTATGATTTATTTGAGTTATAAGGATGTAATAGATGAAATAACTAATACAATGTCATTACTATATAATAAGAAAGGAAAATACCTACAATAA
- a CDS encoding single-stranded DNA-binding protein: MDNLMLNNKIYLEGKIASELEYSHEMYGEGFYTFNLDVMRLSDSVDRLNITISERLITNIDLSIGAEVIIDGQLRSYNKFIDGSNKLILTVFARNIEPCLERSKNPNEIFLDGYICKEPVYRTTPFGREIADVLLAVNRAYNKSDYIPTIAWGRNSRFCQSLNVGDNIRVWGRVQSREYQKKISETETVKKIAYEVSISKMEKVEADNSSKEEGAV, encoded by the coding sequence ATGGATAATTTAATGTTAAATAACAAGATATATCTAGAAGGCAAAATAGCTTCTGAATTAGAATATAGTCATGAAATGTATGGAGAAGGATTTTATACTTTTAATTTAGATGTTATGAGATTAAGCGATTCAGTTGATAGGTTAAATATAACCATATCAGAAAGATTAATTACAAATATTGATTTAAGTATTGGAGCAGAAGTTATTATTGATGGTCAATTAAGATCATACAATAAATTTATAGATGGATCTAATAAACTTATACTTACTGTATTTGCTAGAAATATTGAACCATGCTTAGAAAGAAGTAAAAACCCAAATGAAATATTCTTAGATGGTTATATTTGCAAAGAACCAGTTTATAGAACAACACCTTTTGGTCGTGAAATTGCAGATGTATTACTTGCAGTAAACAGGGCATATAATAAATCAGATTATATTCCAACAATTGCATGGGGAAGAAATTCAAGATTTTGTCAAAGTCTAAATGTAGGAGATAATATAAGAGTATGGGGTAGAGTTCAAAGTAGGGAATATCAAAAGAAAATTTCTGAGACTGAAACTGTGAAGAAGATTGCTTATGAAGTATCCATTTCTAAGATGGAAAAAGTAGAGGCTGATAATTCTTCAAAAGAAGAAGGAGCAGTCTAG
- a CDS encoding YncE family protein — translation MEESIIICNTGSSTLSKVDVENLEIKTLNLSLDEKESGPHGLSLYDKKVLVANNYSNTISLIDPGTFKEEGNIYIGAHPNDLTIYNNKLYVLCGEANSLTIYDLLKREVVVELPIGVFPHSIALYNEQNKVFISNMGDDTVSVVDCIYNKEIKRIKCNKYPTKIAVSNNREYLYICESHIGYALKGSIAIISLKDFSLKATIKVGNGPVDFWEEDNYLYVSNFVEGSISVVNIKKLKEESKIYISGMPRGIIKVNKKIFVGDYLNGKLKIINLKDKEIKNIAIGKEPNAMLLIKNLH, via the coding sequence ATGGAAGAATCAATTATTATATGTAATACTGGGTCAAGTACACTTAGTAAAGTTGATGTTGAAAATTTGGAGATTAAAACTTTAAATTTATCTCTAGATGAAAAAGAGAGTGGACCTCATGGATTGTCATTGTATGATAAAAAAGTTTTAGTAGCTAATAATTATAGCAACACTATATCATTAATAGATCCAGGGACTTTTAAAGAAGAAGGAAATATATATATAGGAGCCCATCCTAATGATTTAACAATTTACAATAATAAGTTATATGTTTTATGTGGAGAGGCTAATTCTCTTACAATATATGACTTACTTAAAAGGGAAGTTGTTGTGGAATTACCAATAGGAGTATTTCCTCATAGCATAGCTCTTTATAACGAACAAAACAAAGTATTTATAAGTAATATGGGAGATGATACAGTATCTGTTGTTGATTGTATATATAATAAGGAAATAAAAAGGATAAAATGCAATAAATATCCTACAAAGATAGCTGTATCTAATAACAGAGAATATTTATATATATGTGAAAGCCATATAGGTTATGCTTTAAAGGGGAGTATAGCTATAATATCATTAAAAGATTTTTCTTTAAAGGCAACTATAAAAGTTGGTAATGGACCAGTTGATTTTTGGGAGGAAGACAATTATCTCTATGTTTCTAATTTTGTAGAAGGATCAATTAGTGTTGTGAATATAAAAAAATTAAAAGAAGAAAGTAAAATATATATATCGGGTATGCCACGAGGAATAATTAAAGTTAATAAAAAAATTTTTGTTGGAGATTATTTAAATGGAAAATTAAAAATTATTAATTTAAAAGATAAAGAAATAAAAAACATAGCAATAGGAAAAGAACCTAATGCTATGCTTTTAATTAAGAATCTTCACTAA